CTCGGCGAGCGAGGGGGCGAGGGCGGCAGCGGAAGCAGCGGGCGGGGCCAGCAGGCGCTCGGGCAGGAAGGGCGCGAGCGCCGCGGGAACCTGCTCCTCGCGGATCGCCTGGGCCAGGTAGTGCGCGGTCGCTGGCGCGAGCAGGATGCCGTCGCGGTAGTGGCCGATCGCCAGGTAGAGGCCGCGGCACTCGGGCGCGGCCAGCGGACCGATCGCCGGCTGGTGGTCACGCAGCGCGGGCCGAAAGCCGACGATCAGCTCGGTCAGCGGAAGGTCGTAGATGCCGGGCAAGAGGCGCCAAGCATAGCGCAAGAGGTCGAGCGTGGCGCCAGCGGTCGAGCTGCCCTCGAAGCCTTGCTCCTCGGAGGTGGCCCCGACAAAGAGCGCGCCGTCGTCGCGCGGCACCAGGTAGACGCGTGGATTGCGCAGCGCATGGCGCAAGAGGCGGCCCCGCCCCTGCTCCAGCCGCAGCGCCTGCCCCTTGACTGGGCGCAGGCCGAGGCTCGGCAGCGGGCTCGAGAGGCCCTGCTCGCTAAAGGCCCCGGCGGCAAGCACCACGCTTCGCGCCTGCAAGCAGAAGGGCTGCCCCGTGGGATCCCTGCCGCGCACAGCCCAGCGCTCGCCCTCGCGCTCGAGTTGCTCGACCGTGAAGCCCTCGCGCAGGCTGCCCCCGAGCTGGTCGAGGGCCGCGACCAACGCGGCGGTGACCCGGCG
This genomic stretch from Pseudomonadota bacterium harbors:
- the thiO gene encoding glycine oxidase ThiO encodes the protein MSPRLAKEPADVVVIGGGIIGLSVAYELLRGGEPARFRRTVVLERGLAGSGATQAAGGMIAPISEAEVQSRAVVELGLDSLQRWGDFAAGIEQLTPLRCGYQREGTLWVAADGDELRELEHVQALQRDKGVASTLLTAREVLEREPHLSSRLSGGLRIALDHRADPRRVTAALVAALDQLGGSLREGFTVEQLEREGERWAVRGRDPTGQPFCLQARSVVLAAGAFSEQGLSSPLPSLGLRPVKGQALRLEQGRGRLLRHALRNPRVYLVPRDDGALFVGATSEEQGFEGSSTAGATLDLLRYAWRLLPGIYDLPLTELIVGFRPALRDHQPAIGPLAAPECRGLYLAIGHYRDGILLAPATAHYLAQAIREEQVPAALAPFLPERLLAPPAASAAALAPSLAEVAR